A region of the Oncorhynchus nerka isolate Pitt River linkage group LG26, Oner_Uvic_2.0, whole genome shotgun sequence genome:
GATACTATGAAACAAACAGCCAATGCTATGGATGTATTATTTAATTTAACTATCAATGTAAAAGTTGTTCAAAAACTTAATCGATACATTTATTAATGAAATGTGATCCCATATTCTCCATGCGTTTCACCTATACATCAACGTAATGGTAAAGCCCAAAATGCCCGGGTTTCCGCGCGAAAAGAGGGCCCGCGCGCCTGAACTGCATATAGCCTACAACAGATGCTACACACATTGTTGTTCAGAGAGCTCTGGTTTTAGCACATTGTTTTAACGATTATTTGTTGTTTTTTAATCTAAACGAATTTTATATTTGAGTCTATCACGCTCACACTTGAAATGCCAGCCAATACCTCCTTGTTTCTGCCGGTGGATGTCAGGAAAAGGTAACGTTACACGCTAGCTAGCGCAAATGTAATGTTGCAGTGCTGTCATGTTCGGCTAGCTAGCTTGCAGCAGACTGCATTCAGTTCACCCTTTGTCCTGTCAAATAAGCACACATGCATGGCATGGGGTATTCTAATTCTCACCGCATCACACGATCCACCATTCCATGCACAATACTGCGACTTAATGTTGCCATGCTGAAGCTGCTCAGCTAACTGGATTGCTAGCTAGCATCTTCCACACAGTTTACTACCTATGCCATGTCTAGCTATTTAACTGTACCAAAGATGCGTTGTGCTTTGGAATAGATTTGGCGCCAAATAATACATTTTGGCTCATGTCAGCTGTTGCCTCTCACTTCAATATTGGATACATGCATGTTTTTATTTCCTAGTTGGCTAACTAATGTTAACGTTCGCGTTATGCTCTaattgttagcttgctagctatcaTAATTTGTGAAATGGTAGCAACTCAAAACGGCTAGCTATCTACTTTGTCTGTTTACAGCATAACATTACTCTAGCTGGCTTATTTTATTCGATGCTTTAAACTAGGATAGGAATTCAAATGGGTTCAGTGTGCTTGCTAGAAAACATTTAGCGTTATGAAGATGGGATTTGACTATGTTCAGATGAGCAAGTGGGTAGGCTGGACTCTGCCTGCACTACCAAGTTGGACATTTGGTTTCGGTTGCTAAAGACTTGTTTACGTTTTCTATGTTATTTCATCGTTGACTAATGCCCAGAAAGCCGATCATGACTATCCCCTTGTGAAGTTGTATTCGTCGTATGTACAAGATACACATGGTATGCATcgtccaacgaaatgcttacttgcaggtcgCTTGGCAATATGAAATAATACAAGAGAAAGTAAATGGCTCAAattagaataaacattttagcataagtataatacacGAATGCACATCTATAGTCTATTTACACCTGTTTTTGGGATTGCAGGGCAAGTGTTTACATTGTGCATTATTGTGGCATGCAATCGTgtggatttgtatttattttttcaccttttattgaaccaggtaggctagttgagaacaagttcacatttgcaattgcgacctggccaagataaagcaaagcagtttgacacaccACAACcgtttacacatggaataaacaaacatacagtcaataatacagtagaaaaagtctatatacagtatgtggaaatgaggtaggataagggaggtaaggcaataaataggccatggtgatgaagtaattacaatatagcaattaaacactggaatggtagatgtgcagaaagAAAAAATATCACACAgctgtgcaagtagagatactggggtacaaGATAAATGTGAGGAGGGCTGCATAGTGTTCAACATTCTGGTGGCTTGTAGCTACaagctgtctctgagcctgttggtatcagacctcatgctacAATAGTCTTCCTCACAGTAAGCGAGTGAACTGCTTGTGGCTAAGCACTTAAAATAACTTAGATGGGTAGCACCTTCCAAAGCAGGTCTTAAACGAGTTTATTTAACTCATAGGACCTTGTCAAAGAAAAGGTGGAGTTGGTGCAGGACTTCCTGCATGCGGATGCCCAGGACCAGCTCAGCAGCCTGAAAGCCAAGATGAAGAGTTCAGAGATCTCAATGGTGAGTTGTGGCTGCATCCTGTCACTCTAACGAATCCACTCACTCTGGCCCATCACTCACTCCACAGAAATATTATCTTTGGGTTTGTCCAAAATGGCActttatttcctatatagtgcagtgcttTTAACTAGGGCCTGCATGTTCCCCTCAGGATGGCTACCTCTCTAAGGTGAAGGCCCTATTGGGAcgtgagctgtgtgtggagcagaACTGCAAGAATGGCAAAACAAATGGCTCTGCAGCAAATGGTGACTCTCACAAGGAAGAGGATTATGATGATGGAATCATGGACACCAAAGAGGCTGATGCCATTAAGTCCCCTTCTGCCCCCAAAGGCAAGGGAGGACGGAAGATCAAGTCAGACTCTGAGCCCAAGAGTGAGTAGGAGTGGCTGGGAACATCCATTTGAAATCTATACAGTATCCCTTACTTTTCTGTGATGTCTCTTGCTCTGAAAGATTGGTTCTGATGTCCATCTAATTGTTTGACCAAGCAACTTGTAAAACACCAAACACATCTTTAGAGAACTGTACATTTTGGGAAATGACCAAGTGTTGAGGCACATGTATGCATGTGCAATTGATTCCAAATCCttaaataataaaacatttgtTTCTTTGCTTATGTCCAGAATCTCCTGGTTCCAGGGTCACAAGAAACTCTGTCTCCGGGAAACAACCGACCATCTTATCAATGTTCTCCAAAGTGTGAGTAGGAACTCATCTGTTTTCCTTAACCTTTCAAGGTCTTATGCATTCTGCTCATGAGTAAACTTTCCTCTTGCTCCCTTGCAGTCAGACGTGCAAGTCTGATGAGGTGAATGGAGAGGTTACAAATGGAAAAGTGGAAGAGCGggacatggaggaagaggtgatcTTATTGTTTGGCACCTGCCACTCAAACCTTGTGATTTACTCTTATTAATCAATGCCCCTGCTAATCAGTCCTTTCTGTTGTAGACACCGGAAGAGAAGCGTTTTAAAGTGGAGCCAGACAATAAGTGAGACCTTCCACCTTCTAACCCCCTCCCTTCAATTGGCCACACCCTTCCTCCAATTTGCATTGACTGTCACATCTCTCTTCTCAGGCCAGTTGCAGAGGACACCACTAGTGAGAAAATGAAGCAAGTGGCTCCAGCTAAGGTGAGGCCTATTCCTGCACTCACACAGTTATAATTTTGGTGCAGAGTTGCTGTGTCACTGATTCTCATCTCCTGTTTCAGACTCCGCCCCCTAAATGTCCAGACTGCAGGCAGTATCTGGATGACTCGGACCTCAAGTTATTTCAGGGAGATCCTGATAATGCGGTGAGAAACTCTAGTGTGACTACAGAAAATGTGATACGGTGCCAATTTAACGTATCATTGGGGCCAACTGGATAATTGTTGAATGATGACTTGCACTAAATAGGCTTTTATAGAGTAAAACAATATGGAGTTATTCTGGTAGAACAATCAATGAAACCATTACTTTTCTTGCTTATGTTTGTATTTTTACAGCTGGATGAGCCAGAAATGTTAACAGACGAGCGCCTTTCTCTGTTTGACTCAAACGAAGACGGCTTTGAGAACTACGAAGAACTACCCCAGCACAAGATTACCAACTTCTGGTGAGTGGTCCCTTCATGCTGTCCCTTCGACAATGTATACCGCATCAGCCTTTTAGTGCATGTTTTTTGCTGTCACCTTGGTAAAAGTGAACTGTTCTTTGTTGCAGTGTTTATGACAAGCGTGGCCACCTGTGTCCATTTGACTCTGGGCTCATTGAGAAGAATGTTGAGCTGTACTTCAGCTGTGCAGTCAAGCCCATCTATGATGACAACCCCTGCATGGATGGTATGGCCCTGACCTTTTTCACACTAACTGTTTATATACTTGTTTTTCTCCAACCATTCTAAATCAACTATTTTTACTAAACCATTTTATGTGAGGTATACTTGAGTGGTGTACATCTGGCTAACTACTGTACTGCTATTCTTCTAGGTGGGGTTCCTGCCAAAAAGCTTGGTCCCATCAATGCCTGGTGGATCACTGGTTTTGACGGAGGAGAGAAGGCCTTAATTGGGTTCACTACAGGTAATCTAATGAAGAGCTTCCTTTAGGTTTAAGTGGATTGAAGGTTAAAACATTAGCCTAATGCCTATACTCATggggtgtgtgtatatagtgacTCTGATCTCTAACCCATGACGTCTTCTCTCTCCAGCCTTTGCTGACTACATCCTGATGGATCCTAGGGAAGAGTACGCCCCCATCTTCGCCGTGATGCAGGAGAAGATCTACATGAGCAAGATGGTGGTGGAGTTCCTGCAGAAGAACCCTGACGTCAGCTATGAGGACCTCCTCAACAAGATTGAGGTGAAATACTAATGTTTGGTGTAGACACTTgaccagggttgtgttcagtagtgcAAAATGTTTCAAACTAAAGTTCAATGGATAAATGCAGGTTTTTTTTTGTTTAATGAACATGGTCCAAATCTTCACACATTGCAACATCAGCTTTAGCACTGACTTGACTCGCCAGCTCTCCTCTTTGCCCCTAAGACCACAGTGCCTCCTGCTGGGCTGAACTTCAACCGCTTCACAGAGGACACGCTGCTGCGCCACGCCCAGTTTGTGGTGGAGCAGGTGGAGAGCTACGACGAGGCCGGGGACTCTGACGAGCAGCCCATCATCGTCACCCCCTGCATGAGGGACCTGATCAAGCTGGCTGGGGTCACCCTGGGAAAGAGGTAATGATAGGACCTGGTATTGTCTGATGTTGCAACAGACTTGCCATTATAAGCACAACCCCCCTGTCCTTCCCCTTTAGTGCTGTCTGCTTCTTACTAGGCTGTGTGGCTGGAAGAGAATCATAACTCTTAGTATGAAGTTAAAATGGCAGACTTGTCTGTCAGTAGCTGGATTGAAGATGCAATTCAGTCTTAATTTGGCTGTGGTTCATTTTATGTTGAAACCGTAAAGCTAAAGGTCCAGCCACCAGAGCTGTGTATGTTCACATGCTGATTTGTGTTGTGGAACAATAAGGGGGTCATgtttgtctccctgctgtctgttccctctgATCCCTGGTGTTTAACAATCCTCTTGACATTCCCTAATGCAGCATGCTGTTGTACTGGTAGGTATTCTACAGCCCTTCGGTCTGAATATATCCTTGGCTTGTTTGGTGTGCATTGCAACAAATGTGTTGTCATAGCAATTTGGTGAACTGTATAGCTCATCCCAATTTGTgtttgtcatttaaaaaaatctgcTGCATGCCTACTAAAAGCATGGCTGCTTTGGCTGTCGGGAGCTTGAACACAGCATTACTACATTTGTACTAATATTAGTTAAAATAATTGATTGCATTGGGCCATCACCCAACCACCTGCTTCTTTGCCTTCATAGGAGAGCTGCTAGAAGACAGGCCATCCGCCATCCCACCAAGATTGAGAAGGACAGCAAAGGAGGGCCCACTAGAGCGACTACCACCAAGCTGGTCTACAAGATCTTTGACACTTTCTTCTCTGACCAGATTGATCAGAATGAGAAGGATGGTGGAATCAAACGCCAGCGCTGTGGTGTCTGTGAGGTAACTTACTAAGTGCCAATCTGAATAAGGTTGAGCCAAGGCTGGGGGGAGCCTTATTTAATTGCACTTTGAATAAGTGCAAACCTTCTGCCACTCGCACTAGCTAAACCCTTATGCAACTAATTGGAACAGTCTTCTGTTCATAATTGAAGTATGTAGCACTTTAGaattaatttaactaggcaagtcggttaacaaattatttacaatgactgcctacgaAAAGGCCGCCTGTGGGGATGGgagcctgggattaaaaatataggacacaacactacatttctagtgcaggcgttccgctagcggaacccctcgacaaaaTTCCAATAAAGGCAGCgcacgaaattcaaaaatatttttttgaaatatgtaactttcacacattattaacaagtccaatacagcaaatgaaagaaacatcttgttaatctacccatcgtgtccgatttttaaaaataaaaaggtttggcagcgaaagcacaacatatgattgttaggtcatagccaagtctaaaaaaaaaaaaaattaaacagccatttttccagccaaagataggagtcataAAAAGCTAAAATATAGATAAAATATTCACTAACCTTtgctcttcatcagatgacactcataggacatcacgttacacaatacatgtatgttttgttcgataatgtgcatatttatatccaaaattctgtttacattggcgcgttaagtGCAGTAATGCTTTGTCTAAAACAtctgattttgcagaaatactcataataaacattgataaaagatacaagtgttattcacagaattaaagagacTTCTCCTTAACTGTTggagatagggggcagtattttcactttggatgaattgcgtgcccatagtgaactgcatcaaaatctgtcctaaattgctaatatatgctttattattattattattactattggatagaaaacacaagtttctaaaacggtttgaattatgtctgagtataacagaactcacagggcaggcaatctacaaaaagttggggcaactttgacgtcacgcccctcccttcccaacaagttatggatctggaaacacttcctacGTCTTCCACTGATATCCTCATTtagtagaaagtgtaatggagcatttgctgtgaactttgacctaatgggaggGAAAATAGGTGTCGCAAGAGAATGCCATTTTGTTGTGGCGCATTTCTCTGTGTGCTACggctgttccaatcagccccagatgaaaacgaatgatccggttggaatgttattggatatatatgattataacatcctgaagattgattctgcacttTGTTTGACCAATTTTTTTCGACCTGGAATATGTCTTTTGGAAGTTTTCATGCAagttatcctggaccagaagtcagTTTTTGGGCATATGAGCTGTAAGTGATAGCAAATgctgctacttggacactagtattggacattctggaacaaaacgatttattgtggaactaggactccttgcattctgatgaaagatcatcaaaggtaagggaatatttatgttgtaattttgtatttctgttgactccaacatggcggagaaatattgttacatCTGAGCgcagtctcagattattgcaatgttaggctttttccgtaacgtttaaaataaatctgacacagcggttgcattaagaaccagtgtttctttaattatatgtagaacatgtatttttagtcaaagtttatgagtatttctgttatctgacgAAGCTTTCTATAATTcttccggatattttggaggaatttctgaacatggcgtcaatgtaaactgagatttatggatataaaatgcatattatcaaacaaaacaaatgtactgtgtaacatgtcatatgactgtcatctgaagattttcaagaggttagtgattttatttttaatcctgcttttgtgattttatctttggctggaaaaaatggctgttttttctttggtttggtggtggtctaacataaatatgttgtgttttcactgtaaaccatttaaaaaatctgacacgatgggtagatgaacaaggtgtttatctttcatttgaggtattggacttgttaatgtgtggaggttaaatatttctaaagaatatttttgcattccctgcgccacTGTTTCAGCTGAACGGGGTGGGGGGGTGGAGTTCCCTGAGGGGAACGCCTCGCCTCAAATTAAtggaaccgctgtgtcagattaacaaaaaaactttacggaaaaagcataatctgagatcGGCGCTCAGAAccaaacagccagaggaatatctgccattttggataacactataaatattcacttacctttgctctTCATTAGAGGGCattcccaggaatcccaggtcgacAAATTACTGATTTAGTCCATAAtttgtccaaatagccacttgttggcgtgttcagcccagtaatccatcttcatgaggagcgagcacttcgtccagacaaactCTGTTCCATTACAGACCTTtagattccatacatcgtttgacatatttctatctttaggatgtttttaacataaaacatcaaggttccaactggagaattcctatgtcctgaagaaaagcactggaacaaaAGCTAACTCtgtcacgagcctgagacactatgccagaccactgactcaaacaggtctcatgagcccctctctagtagaatcctcaaaccagtttctaaagactgttgacatctagtggaagccataggaagtgcaacttgactccatagacactTTATTCGGTAGGCCAatctttgaaaaactacaaaaggTTAACTTCTTACGGCCGAGATCCCTTTAATGGGATCTATATGACAACAGtgagtgaaagtgcagggcgccaaattcaaacaccagaattctcataattaaaattcctcaacatacaaatattttacaccatttaagatgaacttgttaatcccaccagtgtccaatttcaaaaaggttttacgacgaaagcataccatgcgattgttAGGGGAGCACCTCATCACAGAAACagcaatttttccagccaaagaggagTCTCAAAAAGCAGAAAGAGAAATTAATCaattacctttgatcttcatcagatgacactcataggacttcacgttacacaatacatgtatgttttgttcgataaagttcgtATTTATATCCAAATATCTCAGTTTACAGTGGCGAGTTATGTTCCGTAATGTTTTgtttccaaaacatccagtgattgtgcagagagccacatcaatttacagaaatactcataataaatattgataaaagatacaagtgttatgcatggaactttggATAAACTTCTCAATGcaaccgctttgtcagatttcaaaaaggctttactgaaAAAGTACAACATGCAATAATTTGAGTACAGCggtcagagaccaaaacaagccatacagatacccgccatgttgtggagtcaacagaagtcagaaattgcattataaatattcacttacctttgatcttcatcagaatgcactcccaggaatccctgttccacaaatgttttttgttcgattaaagtccataatttatctAAATACCTCCCCTTTTTGTTTgcatttagttcacaaatccaaattcacgacGCGCAGGCCAGACAAAGTCAAattccattacagtttgtagaaacatgtcaaacgatgtatagaatcaatctttaggatgttaacataaatcttcaatgtttcaaccggagaattagtTTGTCTTTAGAAAGGAAAAGGAAAACTGCTACCTCTCACGGACACGCGCCTGACCGAGCTCATGGCTTCTGCCAGACCTCTTACTCAATCAGCTCTTATTCTCTCCTcgttcacagtagaagcctgaaacaaggttctaaagactgttggcatctagtggaagccttaggaagtgcaatatgacactgtatattggataggcaaagacttgaaaactgacaaacctcagatttcccacttcctggttggatttttttttttctcatgtttttgcctgccatatgagttgttatactcagacatcattcaaacagttttagaaacttcagagtattttctatccaaatctaccaattatatgtatATCCTAGATTCTGGGCCTAAGTAACAGGCATGTTACTTTGGGCACTCATCTAGATgtggaaatactgccccctacccaagaggtTAAGACAACagtatggcagcaacacatggtacaaacattattgggaacAGGTGTTGTATATGGAGGACGAGGGCTGCTGTCtatctcagatatgggggagtgaggcctaggAAGGTTTTACAAGTAAGCATTCTTGTGACTGGTATACAtagatgtgtcctataaggaacattggtggcaaatctgatggtagaatggtaaagaacatctagccgctcgagcaCACTTACCTGCCGCTCTCTAAATTACATCTCCGTattctagcatgggtaggatggtcgtttggcagctggggtgaaagaagaGCGACTGATGGAGGAAACCAAGTCTCGATGTGACTTTAGGCTGCAGCTTTGGTATGAAATGCCCTAGTTTAAAACGCATGTTCTCATTCTTCTGTCTCCAGGTTTGCCTAGTTCCAGACTGTGGCAAGTGTTCAGCCTGCAAGGACATGATCAAGTTCGGGGGTAGTGGTCGCAGCAAGCAGGCTTGCCAGAAGAGGAGGTAAGTTAGCTGGTCTTTAGTGCCCCTCTTCCCCCTTAGCTGCCTAGATAAATGGTGGCTGCCATGGCTGTAACTGAACACTCATACCATTTTTGTTCCAGAACACTTCCTTCCCATGAGCTCATTCTGGAAAAATGCTAGACAGTTCCGAGACTCTTAAAACTGACTCGACTCGATTTTATTTTTTAACTGCCAAGTGTGAACTGGGCCATGGGGTGGAACTGGGAATGGGGCTATGCTAGCCAGCTAATGAACATCTTCAGAGCCCTTTATTTCAAATTGGGGGCTTATGTTGTAGGTATGGTGGCTTGAACTCATTGATAAGGGAGCAAATCACATTAGCGAATGTAATTTCCCCACCAGATGCCCCAACCTGGCAGTAAAGGAGGCTGAGGATGATGAGAACATAGAGGAGGAAGAGTTGTTGCCTGTAAAGGCCCCTTCAAAGAAGGTGTCCAAGGCCAAGACTAAGAAGCAGAGCAATGGCAAGCTGACCTGGGTTGGAGACTCAATCAAAGTATGTACTCCTTAGTGTTGATGTTCTTAACCTCAAACTGATCAAAATATCCCTTAGTACACCAGACTTTTAATATAAAAAATGTGTATGTAATTTCACTGACTTGCTGCAATGCAAACAGCTATTGTGATAAaggttctctcctctccctcctgtgttCAGACTGAGGGGAAGAAGCAGTACTACATGAAGGCGCGTATGGACAACGAGGTGCTGGAGGTGGGAGACTGTGTTTCTGTCAGCTCTGATGACCCATCAATCCTGCTCTACCTGGCCAGGTAGGTCCTATAACAGTTTAAGAATCTTGACTTTGCCTTTTCTATTGGTTTCTGTCTGGGTCAGGTGTTGACTGTCTTGGGTCTCCAGGATCACATCCCTGTGGGAGGACAACAATGGGAAGTGGTTTCATGCCCACTGGTTTTGCCGtggtacagatactgtactgGGGGAGTCCTCTGACCCTCTGGAGTTGTTCCTGGTCGAGGACTGTGAAGACATGCAGCTGAGCTACTTAGAGGGCAAGGTCAACGTCATGTACAAGGCCCCTTCAGACAATTGGTTTATGGAGGTAAGAATTCATTGGCTTTATCGCTCTTTAAGCGGAGtcgctagcctggtcccagatctgtgtgcACGGTCTTTTCAACTCCTACAGTCATTGCCATGCCAATTGTCTATACAGTTACTACTCAATGCACCTCATCACTGATGTATTTTGTACCACTGTGTTTCCAGGGTGGCATGGTAGAGGACATCAAGGTGATTGACGATGACAATGGGAAGAATTTCTTCTACCAGCTGTGGTATGAAGGAGAATGTGCCCGCTTTGAGACCCCGCCCACCTTCACACCCCAAGTGGACTGCAAGTTCAAGTGAGTCATAATTGACATTTGACAGCCCTATCCGTGCTATAAGTACTTACATTTGGAGCTCTGAAAATCTAGTACTGGAATACCTTGAAAAGCGAACAATTCCTCGGTGTGGTTCTTAAAATAATTTTGAAATGTGTTTTAGCCAAGGTTTTTTAATCTCCTGCTCCAACGATTTAATTTCTGATCAGTTTGTGATGTAGACTTTCATTTCTTTCCTACAGTTTCAATTGACTGGTGTTGCGGTAAAACCATGTACGGTTATTATGACATCAAATGTTGTCTCGAATGTGGCTTGCCATACAAAAGGACATTTTGGCTGTTTTTTGTTTGAGAAACATGATACAATACCCTACATCTCAAATGGCAAAATGTTGAATTCCAATGCATAGTGCCTTTGGAAAGGCTTGTCAAGTGGTAATGCTGTTTTTCTTCTATACTGCAATTCAATACAAATTGAGGTCTTCAAATTACAATTCAGTGCTTGAAAGTCGTTGAATTTTACTTAGCAATGTCTATGAACCTTAAGTGTTTGACATTTTGATAGGAGGATTAGTAAGTTGGTCTTGGGTTACCGTGTCTCCTGTATTTCAGCTTCTGTGCCAGCTGTAGTAGggttgaggagagggaagagaaggagtctCCTCGGGTGTTTGAACCCATAAAGGACGAGGACCACGACTCCAAGGCCTTATATGCTCTGGCCTGCCTGAAGGGAGAGCAGTTCAGGGTGGGAGACAACTGCTACCTACCGCCCGACGCATACAACTTCAGGTGAGTGGAACATCCAGGAATACTGACACTTAtacatggcattgttgaatacttgttTCTGATTGGTAAGCTAGGTTTGGTTTGTTGAACTAGCAAGTCTAGTTGCCTTGGTGACCAAAACAATGTACCGGTAGTGATCTTGTGAACTTGCTatctacttcagtggatgttaaacatttctagtggcaaatgtgttcaattatagccTTGGTATAAAAGGCATCCATTCTGGACTCTAAGCATTCTCTGGACAATAATGCAACTCCATGGCATTTT
Encoded here:
- the LOC115110546 gene encoding DNA (cytosine-5)-methyltransferase 1-like isoform X1, with the translated sequence MKSSEISMDGYLSKVKALLGRELCVEQNCKNGKTNGSAANGDSHKEEDYDDGIMDTKEADAIKSPSAPKGKGGRKIKSDSEPKKSPGSRVTRNSVSGKQPTILSMFSKVQTCKSDEVNGEVTNGKVEERDMEEETPEEKRFKVEPDNKPVAEDTTSEKMKQVAPAKTPPPKCPDCRQYLDDSDLKLFQGDPDNALDEPEMLTDERLSLFDSNEDGFENYEELPQHKITNFCVYDKRGHLCPFDSGLIEKNVELYFSCAVKPIYDDNPCMDGGVPAKKLGPINAWWITGFDGGEKALIGFTTAFADYILMDPREEYAPIFAVMQEKIYMSKMVVEFLQKNPDVSYEDLLNKIETTVPPAGLNFNRFTEDTLLRHAQFVVEQVESYDEAGDSDEQPIIVTPCMRDLIKLAGVTLGKSMLLYWRAARRQAIRHPTKIEKDSKGGPTRATTTKLVYKIFDTFFSDQIDQNEKDGGIKRQRCGVCEVCLVPDCGKCSACKDMIKFGGSGRSKQACQKRRCPNLAVKEAEDDENIEEEELLPVKAPSKKVSKAKTKKQSNGKLTWVGDSIKTEGKKQYYMKARMDNEVLEVGDCVSVSSDDPSILLYLARITSLWEDNNGKWFHAHWFCRGTDTVLGESSDPLELFLVEDCEDMQLSYLEGKVNVMYKAPSDNWFMEGGMVEDIKVIDDDNGKNFFYQLWYEGECARFETPPTFTPQVDCKFNFCASCSRVEEREEKESPRVFEPIKDEDHDSKALYALACLKGEQFRVGDNCYLPPDAYNFSVKAASPVKRPHRKEDVDEELYPEYYRKHSDYIKGSNLDAPEPFRVGRIKEIFCHRRSNGKADVSEVKLRLYKFYRPENTHKGAKAGYHTDINQLYWSDEEVTVNVSEVLGRCRVEYGEDLNETVQDFSSGGPDRFYFLEAYNAKSKSFEDPPNHARSAVNKGKGKGKGKGKGKSSSAQEPPDQEPQDPKVPKLRTLDVFSGCGGLSEGFHQAGIAETLWAIEMWDPAAQAFRLNNPGTTVFTEDCNVLLKLVMSGEKTNSLGQRLPQKGDVEMLCGGPPCQGFSGMNRFNSRTYSKFKNSLVVSYLSYCDYYRPKFFLLENVRNFVSFKSSMVLKLTLRCLVRMGYQCTFGVLQAGQYGVAQTRRRAIILAAAPGEKLPRYPEPLHVFAPRACSLNVVVDDKKYFSNVTRGNGGVYRTITVRDTMSDLPEIRNGASALEISYNGEPQSWFQRQIRGTQYQPILKDHICKDLSALVAARMRHIPLAPGSDWRDLPNIEVRLRDGTSSKKLRYTHPDKKNGRSSSGALRGVCTCSGGVPCDPADRQFNTLIPWCLPHTGNRHNHWAGLYGRLEWDGFFSTTVTNPEPMGKQGRVLHPEQHRVVSVRECARSQGFPDTYRFFGNVLDKHRQVGNAVPPPLSRAIGLEIKKCVLERIKEHDDTKENEKENGKQEENLKQEKMVSD
- the LOC115110546 gene encoding DNA (cytosine-5)-methyltransferase 1-like isoform X2, which translates into the protein MKSSEISMDGYLSKVKALLGRELCVEQNCKNGKTNGSAANGDSHKEEDYDDGIMDTKEADAIKSPSAPKGKGGRKIKSDSEPKKSPGSRVTRNSVSGKQPTILSMFSKVQTCKSDEVNGEVTNGKVEERDMEEETPEEKRFKVEPDNKPVAEDTTSEKMKQVAPAKTPPPKCPDCRQYLDDSDLKLFQGDPDNALDEPEMLTDERLSLFDSNEDGFENYEELPQHKITNFCVYDKRGHLCPFDSGLIEKNVELYFSCAVKPIYDDNPCMDGGVPAKKLGPINAWWITGFDGGEKALIGFTTAFADYILMDPREEYAPIFAVMQEKIYMSKMVVEFLQKNPDVSYEDLLNKIETTVPPAGLNFNRFTEDTLLRHAQFVVEQVESYDEAGDSDEQPIIVTPCMRDLIKLAGVTLGKRRAARRQAIRHPTKIEKDSKGGPTRATTTKLVYKIFDTFFSDQIDQNEKDGGIKRQRCGVCEVCLVPDCGKCSACKDMIKFGGSGRSKQACQKRRCPNLAVKEAEDDENIEEEELLPVKAPSKKVSKAKTKKQSNGKLTWVGDSIKTEGKKQYYMKARMDNEVLEVGDCVSVSSDDPSILLYLARITSLWEDNNGKWFHAHWFCRGTDTVLGESSDPLELFLVEDCEDMQLSYLEGKVNVMYKAPSDNWFMEGGMVEDIKVIDDDNGKNFFYQLWYEGECARFETPPTFTPQVDCKFNFCASCSRVEEREEKESPRVFEPIKDEDHDSKALYALACLKGEQFRVGDNCYLPPDAYNFSVKAASPVKRPHRKEDVDEELYPEYYRKHSDYIKGSNLDAPEPFRVGRIKEIFCHRRSNGKADVSEVKLRLYKFYRPENTHKGAKAGYHTDINQLYWSDEEVTVNVSEVLGRCRVEYGEDLNETVQDFSSGGPDRFYFLEAYNAKSKSFEDPPNHARSAVNKGKGKGKGKGKGKSSSAQEPPDQEPQDPKVPKLRTLDVFSGCGGLSEGFHQAGIAETLWAIEMWDPAAQAFRLNNPGTTVFTEDCNVLLKLVMSGEKTNSLGQRLPQKGDVEMLCGGPPCQGFSGMNRFNSRTYSKFKNSLVVSYLSYCDYYRPKFFLLENVRNFVSFKSSMVLKLTLRCLVRMGYQCTFGVLQAGQYGVAQTRRRAIILAAAPGEKLPRYPEPLHVFAPRACSLNVVVDDKKYFSNVTRGNGGVYRTITVRDTMSDLPEIRNGASALEISYNGEPQSWFQRQIRGTQYQPILKDHICKDLSALVAARMRHIPLAPGSDWRDLPNIEVRLRDGTSSKKLRYTHPDKKNGRSSSGALRGVCTCSGGVPCDPADRQFNTLIPWCLPHTGNRHNHWAGLYGRLEWDGFFSTTVTNPEPMGKQGRVLHPEQHRVVSVRECARSQGFPDTYRFFGNVLDKHRQVGNAVPPPLSRAIGLEIKKCVLERIKEHDDTKENEKENGKQEENLKQEKMVSD